Proteins encoded together in one Roseibacterium elongatum DSM 19469 window:
- a CDS encoding FixH family protein translates to MTDDTDRSAGKPLTGRKVLAMFVIGFGLIIGVNLFMAYNAISTFPGMEVSSSYADSQTFDDRRLAQEELGWNASVAVENGVLNLTLVDSEGRPVYPAELDALLTRPTSQRDDQRLDFARGPNGVLTAPVALAEGQWRLRLTGKARNGADYRHNITFSLRD, encoded by the coding sequence ATGACCGACGACACAGACCGCAGTGCCGGCAAACCCCTGACCGGCCGCAAGGTCCTGGCGATGTTCGTGATCGGTTTTGGCCTGATCATCGGGGTGAACCTGTTCATGGCCTACAATGCCATTTCCACCTTTCCGGGGATGGAGGTCAGTTCGAGCTATGCCGACAGCCAGACCTTCGACGATCGTCGGCTGGCCCAAGAGGAGTTGGGCTGGAATGCCTCGGTCGCGGTCGAGAACGGTGTCCTGAACCTGACGCTGGTCGATTCCGAGGGCCGTCCGGTCTACCCGGCCGAGCTCGATGCGCTGCTGACGCGTCCGACCAGCCAGCGCGACGATCAGCGCCTTGATTTCGCGCGCGGCCCCAATGGCGTGTTGACCGCACCTGTCGCGCTGGCCGAGGGGCAGTGGCGTCTGCGTCTGACCGGCAAGGCACGAAACGGGGCCGATTACCGCCACAACATCACCTTTTCGCTGCGCGACTGA
- the ccoG gene encoding cytochrome c oxidase accessory protein CcoG produces MSATEEPQKLYAAREPVFPKRVKGRFRNLKWVIMIVTLGIYYLTPWIRWDRGPSLPDQAVLLDLANRRFFFFWIEIWPHEFYFVAGLLIMAGLGLFLFTSALGRVWCGYTCPQTVWTDLFFTVERWIEGDRNARLRLWKQDWNFKKFRLRVVKYIVWLLIAVATGGAWVFYFADAPTLLVDLVTLQAPYVAYTTIGVLTATTFVFGGFMREQVCIYMCPWPRIQAAMMDEQTITVAYRDWRGEPRGKHRKGQENTELGDCIDCMACVNVCPVGIDIRDGQQLECITCALCIDACDDIMAKIGKPRGLVDYMALTDETNERAGKDKISVWKHIFRLRTIIYTVLWSAIGIGLTVLLFIRSDIDMTVAAVRNPQYVTLSDGSIRNTYDVRIRNMTHQTSDFRVSLGEGAPFILELEGSDDETVEVPIDSTLLQRVYVIAPAGTEAAATERTDFRLWIEDLSTNTRSFEDTTFFGRETE; encoded by the coding sequence ATGAGTGCCACCGAAGAGCCGCAAAAGCTCTATGCCGCCCGTGAACCTGTTTTCCCCAAGCGTGTGAAGGGCCGCTTTCGGAACCTGAAATGGGTGATCATGATCGTCACCCTCGGCATCTATTACTTGACGCCCTGGATTCGATGGGATCGCGGCCCCAGCCTGCCCGATCAGGCGGTCCTGCTGGACCTCGCCAATCGGCGGTTCTTCTTCTTCTGGATCGAGATCTGGCCGCATGAATTCTATTTCGTGGCCGGTCTGCTGATCATGGCCGGTCTCGGGCTGTTTCTGTTCACCTCGGCCCTGGGCCGTGTCTGGTGCGGGTATACCTGCCCGCAAACCGTGTGGACCGACCTGTTCTTTACGGTCGAACGCTGGATCGAGGGGGACCGCAACGCGCGGCTGCGCCTGTGGAAGCAGGATTGGAACTTCAAGAAATTCCGTCTGCGGGTTGTCAAGTATATCGTATGGCTGCTGATCGCCGTCGCAACGGGGGGCGCGTGGGTGTTCTACTTTGCCGATGCCCCGACGCTGTTGGTCGATCTGGTCACGCTCCAGGCGCCCTATGTGGCCTATACCACGATCGGCGTCCTGACCGCGACGACCTTTGTCTTCGGCGGCTTCATGCGCGAGCAGGTGTGCATCTACATGTGCCCCTGGCCGCGCATCCAGGCGGCGATGATGGACGAGCAGACGATCACCGTGGCCTACCGCGATTGGCGGGGCGAGCCGCGCGGCAAACATCGCAAGGGGCAGGAAAACACGGAGTTGGGTGACTGCATCGACTGCATGGCCTGCGTGAACGTCTGCCCGGTGGGGATCGACATCCGCGATGGCCAGCAGCTGGAATGCATCACCTGCGCGCTGTGCATCGACGCCTGCGACGACATCATGGCCAAAATCGGCAAGCCGCGCGGCCTGGTCGATTACATGGCGCTGACCGACGAGACCAACGAACGCGCCGGCAAGGACAAGATCTCGGTCTGGAAGCACATCTTCCGTCTGCGCACGATCATCTACACGGTCCTGTGGTCGGCCATCGGCATCGGCCTGACGGTGTTGCTGTTCATCCGCTCCGATATCGACATGACCGTGGCCGCCGTGCGGAACCCGCAATATGTCACGCTGTCTGACGGGTCGATCCGGAATACATATGACGTGCGGATCCGCAACATGACGCATCAGACCTCCGATTTCCGGGTCTCGCTGGGGGAGGGCGCGCCTTTCATCCTCGAACTGGAAGGCTCGGATGACGAGACGGTCGAAGTGCCGATCGACTCCACCCTGTTGCAGCGGGTCTATGTGATCGCGCCCGCCGGGACGGAGGCGGCTGCGACCGAACGAACCGATTTCCGTCTTTGGATCGAGGACCTCAGCACGAATACGCGCTCGTTTGAGGACACGACATTCTTCGGGAGGGAGACCGAATGA
- a CDS encoding cbb3-type cytochrome c oxidase subunit 3, giving the protein MEDTYTLLQVIARSWGALFMLLVFLGVVVFTLRPGSRKVHRDTANIPFRHDDRPAGDSQAANAQFEEARQ; this is encoded by the coding sequence ATGGAAGACACCTATACCTTACTGCAGGTCATTGCCCGCAGCTGGGGCGCGCTGTTCATGCTTCTCGTGTTTCTCGGGGTTGTCGTGTTCACGTTGCGTCCCGGCAGCCGCAAGGTCCATCGCGATACCGCGAACATCCCTTTCCGCCATGACGACCGGCCGGCCGGCGACAGCCAGGCAGCCAACGCCCAATTCGAGGAGGCGCGGCAATGA
- the ccoO gene encoding cytochrome-c oxidase, cbb3-type subunit II — protein sequence MAAFDGHKKIETNATLLLALSFLVVTIGGIVEIAPLFYLENTIEDVEGMRPYSPLELAGREIYIREGCYVCHSQMIRPMRDEVERYGHYSLAAESQYDHPFQWGSKRTGPDLARVGGRYSDAWHVDHLIDPQSVVPESVMPPYAFLAETVIEPTYIADLMETHRIVGVPYTDEMIEMAELDFVEQATDFGDSGVVERYPGAQQRDFDGNPEVTEMDAMVAYLQMLGTLVDFSTFEADASR from the coding sequence ATGGCTGCATTTGATGGTCACAAGAAGATTGAAACCAACGCAACCCTCCTGCTGGCGCTCAGCTTTCTGGTCGTCACGATCGGGGGGATCGTGGAAATCGCACCGCTGTTCTACCTGGAGAACACCATCGAGGACGTGGAGGGCATGCGCCCCTACTCGCCCCTCGAACTGGCGGGCCGCGAGATCTACATCCGCGAGGGCTGCTATGTGTGTCACAGCCAGATGATCCGTCCCATGCGGGACGAGGTCGAACGCTATGGCCACTACTCGCTGGCAGCCGAAAGCCAGTACGACCACCCGTTCCAGTGGGGCTCGAAGCGGACGGGGCCCGACCTCGCCCGCGTCGGCGGCCGCTACTCGGACGCCTGGCATGTCGATCACCTGATCGATCCCCAGTCGGTGGTGCCGGAATCGGTGATGCCGCCCTATGCGTTCCTCGCCGAAACGGTGATCGAACCGACCTATATCGCCGATCTGATGGAAACCCATCGCATCGTCGGTGTGCCCTATACCGACGAGATGATCGAAATGGCCGAGCTCGATTTCGTCGAGCAGGCCACCGATTTCGGCGATTCGGGTGTGGTCGAGCGCTATCCCGGCGCACAGCAGCGTGACTTTGACGGGAACCCCGAGGTGACCGAGATGGACGCGATGGTGGCCTATCTCCAGATGCTCGGCACGCTGGTCGATTTCTCGACCTTCGAAGCCGACGCAAGCCGTTAA
- the ccoN gene encoding cytochrome-c oxidase, cbb3-type subunit I, translated as MLDYVKLLILGLVAVLAAIAANYARDMLYMVHAILIMVTAGGLFLWQLRRTGEPRYVNENEYMDGPVRAAAIGTAFWGVIGFLVGVFIAFQLAFPQLNFDWAQPYLNFGRLRPLHTSAVIFAFGGTGLLAASFYVVQRTSAARMWGGGLAWFVFWGYQFFIVLAATSYLLGGSQSREYAEPEWYIDLWLTIVWVAYLALFVGTLLKRKEPHIYVANWFFLSFIVTVAMLHVVNNLAVPVSIFGSRSVSLFSGVQDAMTQWWYGHNAVGFFLTAGFLGMMYYFIPKQAERPVYSYKLSIIHFWALIFLYIWAGPHHLHYTALPDWASTLGMVFSIVLWMPSWGGMINGLMTLSGAWDKLRTDPVLRMMVTSVAFYGMSTFEGPMMSIRAVNSLSHYTDWTIGHVHSGALGWNGMITFGMLYYLFPKLWNRQALYSLRMVSWHYWLATIGIVLYAASMWVTGIMEGLMWREVDDQGFLVNSFADTVEAKFPMYVVRGLGGVLYLTGAIIMAYNLWMTVKKGAARKDATVAAPAE; from the coding sequence ATGCTTGATTATGTAAAGCTGCTGATCCTTGGCCTTGTCGCGGTTCTGGCCGCGATTGCGGCCAACTATGCCAGGGACATGCTCTATATGGTGCATGCCATCCTGATCATGGTGACGGCAGGCGGTCTGTTTCTGTGGCAACTGCGCCGCACGGGCGAGCCGCGGTATGTGAACGAAAACGAATATATGGACGGGCCGGTTCGCGCCGCAGCCATCGGGACGGCCTTTTGGGGCGTCATCGGCTTTCTGGTCGGGGTGTTCATCGCCTTCCAACTGGCCTTTCCACAGCTCAATTTCGACTGGGCGCAGCCCTATCTGAACTTTGGTCGTCTGCGCCCGCTGCACACTTCGGCGGTGATTTTCGCCTTTGGCGGCACCGGCCTGCTGGCCGCGTCGTTCTACGTGGTTCAGCGCACCTCGGCCGCACGCATGTGGGGCGGTGGCCTGGCGTGGTTCGTGTTCTGGGGCTACCAGTTCTTCATCGTGCTCGCGGCCACCAGCTATCTGCTGGGCGGCAGCCAGAGCCGTGAATACGCCGAGCCCGAGTGGTACATCGACCTGTGGCTGACCATCGTGTGGGTCGCCTATCTGGCGCTGTTCGTCGGCACGCTGCTCAAGCGCAAGGAGCCGCATATCTACGTCGCCAACTGGTTCTTCCTGTCCTTCATCGTCACCGTCGCGATGCTGCACGTGGTCAACAACCTGGCCGTGCCGGTGTCGATCTTTGGCTCGCGGTCGGTTTCGCTCTTCTCGGGTGTGCAGGATGCCATGACGCAGTGGTGGTATGGCCACAACGCCGTGGGCTTCTTCCTGACCGCCGGCTTCCTGGGCATGATGTATTACTTCATTCCCAAGCAGGCCGAACGCCCGGTCTATTCCTACAAGCTGTCGATCATCCACTTCTGGGCGCTGATCTTCCTGTACATCTGGGCCGGTCCGCACCACCTGCACTACACGGCGCTGCCTGACTGGGCCTCGACCCTGGGCATGGTGTTCTCGATCGTGCTGTGGATGCCCAGTTGGGGCGGCATGATCAACGGCCTGATGACGCTGTCGGGCGCGTGGGACAAGCTGCGCACCGACCCGGTTCTGCGGATGATGGTCACCTCGGTCGCCTTCTACGGCATGTCGACCTTCGAAGGCCCGATGATGTCGATCCGCGCGGTCAACTCGCTGTCGCACTACACGGACTGGACGATCGGTCACGTGCACTCGGGCGCGCTGGGCTGGAACGGCATGATCACCTTCGGGATGCTGTACTACCTGTTCCCGAAACTGTGGAACCGTCAGGCGCTCTACAGCCTGCGCATGGTCAGCTGGCACTACTGGCTCGCCACGATCGGCATCGTGCTCTACGCCGCCTCGATGTGGGTGACGGGGATCATGGAAGGCCTGATGTGGCGCGAAGTCGACGACCAGGGCTTCCTCGTGAACTCCTTCGCCGACACCGTGGAAGCCAAGTTCCCGATGTATGTGGTGCGTGGTCTGGGCGGGGTGCTTTACCTCACCGGCGCGATCATCATGGCCTACAACCTCTGGATGACCGTGAAGAAGGGGGCTGCCCGCAAGGATGCCACCGTCGCGGCGCCGGCTGAATAA
- a CDS encoding universal stress protein, whose translation MAYKSILTVLTDDKDVAPVLDAVAPFAAAAEAHLDVLCLGIDRTQTGYYFAGATTLMHDETLAQAQAEATRIEQAARTHLAQSDISWGVEALVAQSASVTPVVARRARFADLVMLPKPYGADLPSDAPVMVESAMFQGNAPVIVLADEKPVSLTPRKIVVAWNESNEAMTAIRRAMPMLVGADLVNICIIAPERHGSETTDPGAELSRMLSRHGVTCEVSLLPQTLPRVSEVLKRHIADQDADLLVMGAYGHSRFREAILGGATRNMLEHCTVPVLMAH comes from the coding sequence ATGGCCTACAAGAGCATTCTGACCGTCTTGACCGACGACAAGGACGTTGCGCCTGTTCTTGACGCCGTCGCGCCGTTCGCCGCAGCGGCGGAGGCGCATCTCGATGTCCTGTGCTTGGGCATCGACCGAACGCAGACAGGCTATTATTTTGCTGGCGCGACAACGCTCATGCACGATGAGACCCTCGCCCAGGCCCAGGCCGAGGCGACGCGAATCGAACAGGCCGCCCGCACCCATCTCGCACAGTCGGACATTTCGTGGGGCGTCGAGGCCCTGGTGGCGCAGTCGGCCTCGGTCACACCGGTCGTCGCACGCCGCGCACGGTTTGCCGATCTCGTCATGCTGCCCAAACCCTACGGTGCCGATCTGCCGTCGGATGCTCCCGTCATGGTTGAATCGGCCATGTTCCAGGGCAACGCACCCGTCATCGTTCTGGCGGATGAGAAACCCGTGTCCCTGACCCCGAGGAAGATCGTCGTCGCCTGGAACGAATCGAACGAGGCGATGACGGCCATCCGCCGCGCCATGCCGATGCTGGTCGGCGCCGACCTCGTGAACATCTGCATCATCGCCCCCGAGCGGCATGGCAGCGAAACCACCGATCCCGGCGCCGAACTGTCGCGCATGCTCAGCCGGCATGGCGTGACCTGCGAGGTGTCGCTGCTGCCGCAGACCCTGCCCCGCGTGTCCGAGGTGCTCAAGCGTCACATCGCCGACCAGGATGCCGACCTGCTGGTCATGGGCGCCTACGGCCACTCGCGCTTCCGCGAGGCGATTCTGGGCGGCGCGACCCGCAACATGCTGGAACACTGCACGGTGCCGGTGCTGATGGCGCATTGA
- the fnrL gene encoding transcriptional regulator FnrL encodes MPKTQLAFPQEQCSECPIRHRAVCARCDTDELEKLESIKYYRTFEAGQTIVWAGDKMDFVASVVHGVASLTQTMEDGRRQMVGLLLPSDFLGRPNRETAAYDVTATTDVQLCCFRRAPFQDMMLTTPHVGQRLLEMTLDELDAAREWMLLLGRKTAREKIASFLSIIARRETSVQNIGGAGEVAFDLPLTREAMADYLGLTLETVSRQMSGLKKDEVIRLEGKRHIVIPDFEILMDETGDDSDGGMPE; translated from the coding sequence ATGCCCAAAACGCAACTTGCATTTCCGCAGGAGCAGTGCTCCGAATGTCCGATCCGGCACCGCGCGGTCTGCGCGCGTTGTGACACGGACGAGCTGGAGAAGCTCGAGTCGATCAAGTACTACCGCACCTTCGAGGCCGGTCAGACGATCGTGTGGGCGGGCGACAAGATGGATTTCGTGGCCTCGGTCGTGCATGGGGTCGCGTCGCTCACCCAGACGATGGAAGACGGGCGTCGCCAGATGGTTGGTCTGTTGCTGCCGTCCGATTTCCTCGGGCGTCCGAATCGGGAAACGGCCGCTTATGACGTGACGGCGACGACGGATGTGCAGCTGTGCTGTTTCCGGCGCGCCCCGTTCCAGGACATGATGCTGACCACCCCGCATGTGGGGCAGCGTCTGCTTGAGATGACGCTGGATGAACTGGACGCCGCACGGGAATGGATGCTGTTGCTCGGGCGCAAGACAGCGCGCGAAAAGATCGCCAGTTTCCTGTCGATCATCGCGCGCCGCGAAACCAGCGTTCAGAACATCGGCGGTGCCGGCGAGGTGGCGTTCGACCTGCCGCTGACCCGCGAAGCGATGGCGGATTACCTGGGCCTGACGCTGGAAACCGTCAGCCGCCAGATGTCGGGCCTAAAGAAAGACGAGGTGATCCGGCTGGAAGGCAAGCGTCATATCGTGATTCCGGATTTCGAAATCCTCATGGACGAGACCGGCGACGATTCCGATGGTGGCATGCCGGAGTGA
- the hemN gene encoding oxygen-independent coproporphyrinogen III oxidase, translating into MEHLSQLRQLGLFDAKVPRYTSYPPATKFSNDVSSDVFRSWVESIPTGSAISVYLHVPFCRRLCWFCACRTQGVRNDDPVIAYVNTLKQEIATVAAILPKGVRIARLHWGGGTPTLLSADLMTDLADTLLSQIPLAEGAEFSVEIDPNEIDRPRMAALAAAGMNRASIGVQDFDPEIQKIIGRIQGYDVTREAVEGLREHGIHSLNADILYGLPNQTPERISESVQMLLSLSPDRVALYGYAHVPWMAKRQAMIPTDALPTPEERLQLFDTARRLFMWDGYDEIGIDHFAKPTDSMGKAAKTGHLRRNFQGYTDDNCDTLLSLGASAISRFPQGYAQNAASTAAYQKAVRAGELGTGRGHIFKGDDVLRSRMIEMLMCDFRIDTAQLEAEFGPVAAKAEKLYREAADAFGKMVRITEDGFEIPPEGRPLSRMIARVFDEYEMRAEGHSSAI; encoded by the coding sequence ATGGAACATCTTTCGCAACTTCGACAGCTCGGTCTGTTCGACGCAAAGGTGCCGCGCTACACGAGCTATCCGCCGGCCACCAAGTTCTCGAACGACGTAAGTAGTGATGTCTTTCGCAGCTGGGTGGAGAGCATTCCCACCGGCAGCGCCATCTCGGTCTATCTGCATGTGCCCTTTTGCCGCAGGCTGTGCTGGTTCTGCGCCTGCCGCACCCAGGGCGTGCGCAATGACGACCCGGTTATCGCCTATGTGAACACCCTCAAGCAGGAGATCGCCACGGTCGCCGCGATCCTGCCCAAGGGCGTCCGCATCGCCCGGCTACACTGGGGCGGCGGGACACCGACGCTCCTGTCGGCCGATCTGATGACGGATCTCGCCGATACGTTGCTGTCGCAGATCCCGTTGGCTGAAGGGGCCGAATTCTCGGTCGAGATCGACCCGAATGAAATCGACAGGCCGCGCATGGCCGCCCTGGCCGCCGCGGGCATGAACCGCGCCTCGATCGGCGTGCAGGATTTCGACCCCGAGATCCAGAAGATCATCGGCCGCATCCAGGGCTACGATGTCACGCGCGAGGCCGTCGAAGGGCTGCGCGAACATGGGATTCACTCGTTGAATGCCGACATCCTCTACGGTCTGCCCAACCAGACGCCCGAGCGGATCTCGGAAAGCGTTCAGATGCTGTTGTCGCTCTCGCCCGACCGCGTTGCGCTTTACGGCTATGCCCATGTGCCCTGGATGGCCAAGCGTCAGGCCATGATCCCGACCGACGCGCTGCCCACGCCCGAGGAACGGCTGCAGCTCTTTGACACGGCGCGTCGCCTGTTCATGTGGGACGGCTATGACGAGATCGGCATCGACCATTTCGCCAAGCCCACCGATTCGATGGGCAAGGCCGCCAAGACGGGGCATCTGCGCCGCAATTTCCAGGGCTATACCGACGACAATTGCGACACGCTGCTGTCGCTCGGCGCTTCGGCGATCTCGCGCTTCCCGCAGGGCTATGCCCAGAACGCCGCCTCGACGGCCGCCTACCAAAAGGCGGTGCGCGCCGGCGAACTGGGCACCGGGCGCGGCCACATCTTCAAGGGCGACGACGTTTTGCGCTCGCGCATGATCGAGATGCTGATGTGCGATTTCCGCATCGACACGGCGCAACTCGAGGCCGAGTTCGGCCCGGTCGCCGCCAAGGCCGAGAAACTCTATCGCGAGGCTGCGGACGCGTTCGGCAAGATGGTCCGCATCACCGAGGACGGGTTCGAGATCCCGCCCGAGGGACGGCCGCTGTCGCGCATGATCGCGCGTGTCTTCGACGAATACGAGATGCGGGCCGAGGGGCATTCCTCGGCGATCTGA
- a CDS encoding ABC transporter ATP-binding protein, with amino-acid sequence MSVLDVRNLSVTFRQGAQETRAVRGVSFSIDKGETVALVGESGSGKSVTALSTVDLLPESAEIAGSVTYNGEEMVGAPEDRLRDIRGDDISFIFQEPMTSLNPLHTLEKQIGESLALHQGLSGDAARARILELLTKVGIRDPETRLGAYPHQLSGGQRQRVMIAMALANGPDLLVADEPTTALDVTIQAQILELLAELKRDMGMSLLFITHDLGIVRRIADRVCVMKGGEIVEQGPTAEIFANPRHPYTQTLLAAEPSGTPDPVPAEAEEIVQTRDLRVWFPIQRGFLRRTVGHVKAVNAATISVREGETLGVVGESGSGKTTLAMAILRLISSDGPVVFMGRDIQGQSSRQLRPIRHNMQVVFQDPYGSLSPRMTVAQIVAEGLAVQGVGRDDQAQRVAEILTEVGLDPEMMHRYPHEFSGGQRQRIAIARAMILRPRLVILDEPTSALDMTVQTQIVDLLRRLQADHRLAYLFISHDLKVVRALSHKVIVMKQGDVVEAGASEDLFRNPKTAYTRALMRAAFGALPESAA; translated from the coding sequence ATGAGTGTGCTGGACGTTCGCAACCTTTCGGTCACCTTCCGGCAGGGCGCGCAGGAAACGCGCGCGGTGCGCGGCGTGTCGTTTTCGATCGACAAGGGCGAGACGGTCGCGCTGGTCGGCGAAAGCGGCTCGGGCAAGTCGGTCACGGCGCTGTCCACAGTCGATCTCTTGCCCGAGTCGGCTGAGATCGCGGGCTCGGTCACCTATAACGGCGAAGAGATGGTCGGCGCCCCCGAGGACCGGCTGCGCGATATCCGGGGCGATGACATCAGCTTCATCTTCCAGGAGCCGATGACCTCGCTGAACCCGCTGCATACGTTGGAAAAGCAGATCGGCGAAAGCCTAGCCCTGCATCAGGGGCTGAGCGGGGATGCCGCGCGCGCGCGTATCCTCGAATTGCTGACCAAGGTGGGCATCCGCGACCCCGAAACACGGCTGGGGGCCTACCCGCACCAGTTGTCGGGCGGGCAGCGGCAGCGCGTGATGATCGCCATGGCGCTGGCCAATGGCCCCGATCTGCTGGTGGCGGACGAGCCGACCACGGCGCTGGACGTCACGATCCAGGCGCAAATCCTTGAATTGCTGGCCGAGTTGAAGCGTGACATGGGCATGAGCCTTTTGTTCATCACCCATGATCTGGGCATCGTGCGGCGGATCGCCGACCGGGTCTGCGTGATGAAGGGCGGCGAGATCGTCGAACAGGGGCCGACGGCCGAGATTTTCGCCAACCCGCGTCACCCCTATACGCAAACGCTTTTGGCGGCCGAGCCCAGCGGGACGCCCGACCCGGTGCCGGCCGAGGCCGAGGAAATCGTGCAGACGCGCGATCTGCGCGTGTGGTTCCCGATCCAGCGGGGGTTCCTGCGGCGCACGGTCGGCCATGTGAAGGCCGTGAATGCCGCGACGATCAGCGTGCGCGAGGGCGAAACGCTGGGGGTTGTGGGCGAAAGCGGATCGGGCAAGACGACCCTGGCCATGGCGATCCTGCGGCTGATTTCGTCGGACGGGCCGGTGGTGTTCATGGGCCGCGACATCCAGGGTCAAAGCTCGCGCCAGTTGCGCCCGATCCGGCACAACATGCAGGTGGTGTTCCAGGACCCGTATGGCAGCCTCAGCCCGCGCATGACAGTGGCGCAGATCGTGGCCGAGGGGCTGGCCGTACAGGGGGTGGGGCGTGACGACCAAGCCCAACGCGTCGCCGAGATCCTGACCGAGGTCGGGCTGGACCCGGAGATGATGCACCGCTACCCGCACGAATTCTCGGGCGGGCAGCGTCAGCGGATCGCCATCGCGCGCGCCATGATCCTGCGCCCGCGTCTGGTGATTCTGGACGAACCCACAAGTGCGCTGGACATGACCGTGCAGACGCAGATCGTGGATCTGCTGCGTCGGTTGCAGGCCGATCATCGCCTCGCCTACCTGTTCATCAGCCATGACCTGAAGGTGGTGCGCGCCCTCAGCCACAAGGTGATCGTCATGAAACAGGGCGACGTGGTCGAGGCCGGCGCGTCCGAGGACCTGTTCCGCAACCCGAAGACGGCCTATACGCGGGCGCTGATGCGCGCGGCATTCGGGGCCTTGCCCGAAAGCGCGGCCTGA
- a CDS encoding ABC transporter permease, translating to MSPLNRRRWQNFKANRRAYWSLMIFIVLYGLSLFAELIANDKPLLVQYRGGYYTPIFSFYPETEFGGDFRTEAVYRDIEVQCLIVSGGLEDCWDDPEGVIEEVQETGAFAGVPVEQGWLLWPLVPYSYNTVNDLGRAAPSPPDADHLLGTDDTARDVLARVIYGFRLSVSFALIVTFLTSVIGIAAGAVQGFFGGVVDLLFQRIIEIWNSTPSLYIIIIISAIFTMNFWLLVFLMVLFGWTGLVGVVRAEFLRARNFEYVRAARALGVGSGTIMWRHVLPNAMVATLTFLPFIVTGTIGGLASLDFLGFGLPSSAPSLGEMTLQAKNNLNAPWLGFTAFFTFAIMLSLLVFIFEGVRDAFDPRKTFT from the coding sequence CTGTCGCCGCTGAACCGCCGCCGCTGGCAGAACTTCAAGGCGAACCGGCGGGCCTATTGGTCGCTGATGATCTTTATCGTGCTCTATGGCCTGTCGCTGTTTGCCGAGCTGATCGCCAATGACAAGCCCCTGCTGGTGCAATACCGGGGCGGCTATTACACGCCGATCTTCAGTTTCTACCCCGAGACGGAGTTCGGCGGCGATTTCCGCACCGAGGCCGTCTATCGCGATATCGAGGTGCAATGCCTGATCGTGTCGGGCGGTCTTGAGGATTGCTGGGACGATCCCGAAGGCGTGATCGAAGAGGTGCAGGAAACCGGGGCCTTTGCAGGCGTGCCGGTCGAGCAGGGATGGCTGCTGTGGCCGCTCGTCCCCTACAGCTACAACACGGTCAACGATCTGGGCCGCGCGGCCCCGTCGCCGCCCGATGCCGATCACTTGCTGGGCACCGATGACACGGCGCGCGACGTGCTGGCACGGGTGATCTACGGGTTCCGCCTGTCGGTCAGTTTCGCGCTGATCGTGACCTTTCTGACCTCGGTCATCGGGATCGCGGCGGGGGCCGTTCAGGGCTTTTTCGGCGGCGTCGTGGACCTGCTGTTCCAGCGCATCATCGAGATCTGGAACTCGACCCCCAGCCTTTACATCATCATCATCATATCCGCGATTTTCACGATGAATTTCTGGCTGCTGGTGTTCCTGATGGTGCTGTTCGGCTGGACGGGCCTTGTGGGTGTGGTGCGGGCCGAGTTCTTGCGCGCGCGCAATTTCGAATATGTCCGCGCAGCGCGGGCGCTGGGCGTGGGCAGTGGCACGATCATGTGGCGTCATGTCCTGCCGAACGCGATGGTGGCGACGCTGACGTTTCTGCCCTTCATCGTGACGGGCACGATCGGCGGGTTGGCCAGCCTCGATTTCCTGGGCTTCGGGCTACCATCCTCGGCGCCGAGCCTGGGTGAGATGACCCTGCAGGCCAAGAACAACCTGAACGCGCCTTGGCTGGGCTTCACCGCGTTTTTCACCTTTGCGATCATGCTGTCGCTGCTTGTCTTCATCTTCGAAGGCGTGCGCGATGCGTTCGACCCCAGGAAGACCTTCACATGA